Below is a genomic region from Glaciihabitans sp. INWT7.
TCGGCTTGACGGCGGAGACCTGGGCTCCCATGACAACGGCCAGGAGGGCGGTCACCGAGAGCAGCGCGGGGTGATTGAGCTGGTGCACGATCAGCCAGTAGATCGCGAGCACGATCATCAATACCGCTCCCCCGATCAGTACCCCGCGGCTCGAGCGCGGGAGCCCTTTCGGTGCCGATTGGCCGACGATGCGTCCACCCAGGATGGATCCGAGGACGAAGCCGAGAAGCGCGATGATGTTGTTGAGCAGCAGCGACTTGCCCGCTCCGACGAGGCTGAAGCCGATGAACAGCACGTTACCGGTCATGTTGCCGGTGAACACCTTGTCGAGGGCGAGGTAACTCACCGCATCGATGCATCCGGTGGATGCGGTCAGCAGAAGGAGGCCGGTGACGAAGTGGTGGCCGACGGGGAGAAGTGGGGGGCGCGCCATTCCCCTAACGGTAGTGGAATCGCGGGCCCCCCTATCGCCGTCTACTCGGTGCCGACTGCCTTGTCTGCGGCATCCCGGGCGCCGTCGATCTGCTCTTCGAACTTGCCGCCGGTGATTTTGTTCGCGACGTCGGCGATGCCGTCGAGGAGCTTGTCACTGATGTCCTCCGCCTGCTCGCTGTGCAGGGCTCCGGCGACCTTGTCGTCCTTGAGGAACGCTTCTGCTTTACCGGTGATGTCCTCGAGTCCCATGCGTATCTCCTTTGATCCAGTGTCTCCCAGGCGGTCGACAGGGTAATTCTGCACCTCTCGCCCTGCGCGGTAAAGAAGGTCTCGAAGTCAGTCGAAGAGCAGGGCCCGCAGTTCGGACTCCGCGGAATTGAGGCGGTGCGGATCGATCGTGGCGTGCTCCGCGTAGCGGTCGACCAATCGAGGGTCCACGTAGCTCTTGCGTGCGATCGACGGCGTGTTGCCGAGAACCGCCGAGGCATCCCGCATGGCCTGCGCGATGGCGCGGTCCCGGGCGGACTTGCGCTGCTCCGGTCCGTGCTTGGCGAGGCTCACGGCCGCCGCGACCGTGCCGTGCAGCGTGCGGAAGTCCTTTGCGGTGAACTCTCCGCCGGTGCGCTCGCGCACGTAGGCATTGATATCAGGGGCGACCACCGGATGCCACCGGGAGCCCTCCTTCCACGCGAGAAGTCGCGCATTCGGCCCGCGCCTCTTCAGCGACCGCACTACCGCGGCCAGGTCGGGGTCGGTGATCTCCGACTGCCACTCCTGCCCGCTCTTCGCGGGGAAATGCAGAGCCACCGTGTCGCCGCTCACTCTCGCGTGGGAGCAGAGCAGCGTCGCAAGGCCGTGGCTGCCATTGGACTCGGCGTACTGCTCCGAGCCCACCCGCAGCGAGCCGGTGTCGAGCATCCGGAAGGCCGCGGCGAGAGCGCGCTCGCGGGTGGGCTCGTCCAGGCGCAGCTCGATCGTCACCCGGCGTCGCGCGTTGGGAAGCGATTCTGCAAGGCTCAGCGCGCGATCGAACTTGATGCGGTCCTTCTGTTCCCGCCACGTCGGGTGGTAGATGTATTGGCGGCGTCCCGCAGCATCCACTCCCGTCGCCTGGATGTGGCCGTTGGGGTACGGGGCGATCCAGACTTCCGTCCAGGCCGGGGGGATGGCGAGGTGTTCGATCCGTCGCCGGAGTTGCGGGTCGGCGATCGGATGTCCGGCGGCGTCCTTGTAGGAGAAGCCCCGCCCGGCCCGCACTCGCCGCAATCCCGCACCGGAAGAATCACTGCGGCGAAGTCGAGGCATGATTCCAGCCTAGGCAGCGGATATCGGGTGGCAAGCGGGTTGCGCGGAGGGGTGTTCCGTGCGTGGGTGCTCTCCGCTCGCACCGGCCCGCCCCGTCCAGGTTTTCGTGATCGAGACGTCACATTCCGTCCCAAGCGGGGCCGGGAATGACAGTTAGTGCCGGCTCGAAGCGATCGGACTGCACGGAGGACACGGTGAGGCGCGCGGCGAGGCGGGCGGCCGCGTCGGCGCGCGACAGCGGCCGGGAAACGACGAAGGGCCGCGCCCTCTCGGGTGCGGCCCTTCGTGTGCGCTGGATCAGCGCCGAACAGTTACTACTTGAGGATCTTGATTACGGTTCCGGCGCCCACGGTGCGTCCACCCTCGCGAATAGCGAAGCGGAGGCCTTCCTCCATGGCGATCGGCTGAATCAGGTTGACCGTCATCTCGGTGGTGTCGCCGGGCATGACCATCTCGGTGCCCTCGGGCAGCGAGATGACGCCGGTGACGTCCGTGGTGCGGAAGTAGAACTGCGGGCGGTAGTTCGCGTAGAACGGGTTGTGACGGCCACCCTCATCCTTGGAAAGGATGTAGGCGTTCGCCTCGAACTCGGTGTGAGGCGTGACCGAACCGGGCTTGACGACAACCTGGCCACGCTCGACGTCTTCACGCTTGGTTCCACGGAGCAGGAGACCGACGTTCTCACCGGCGCGCGCATCTTCGAGGGTCTTGCGGAACATCTCGATGGCAGTGACGGTGGTCTTGGAGGACTTCTCCTTGATGCCGACGATCTCGACCTCGTCGTTCGGGTGGAGGATTCCACGCTCGACACGGCCGGTGATGACGGTTCCACGACCGGTGATCGTGAAGACGTCCTCGACGGGCATGAGGAAGGGCTTCTCGGTCTCGCGAACGGGCTCGGGGACGAACTCGTCCACCTTGTCCATGAGGTCGGCAACGGTCGCTGCCCACTTCTCGTCGCCCTCGAGGGCCTTGAGTGCAGAGACGCGCACGACGGGAGCGTTGTCCCCGTCGAACTCCTGGCTCGAGAGCAGCTCGCGAACCTCGATCTCGACGAGCTCGAGGATCTCCTCGTCGTCGACGACGTCGGACTTGTTCAGTGCGACGACGATGTACGGCACGCCGACCTGGCGAGCGAGCAGCACGTGCTCACGCGTCTGGGGCATCGGGCCGTCAGTGGCGGCGACGACCAGGATCGCGCCATCCATCTGGGCAGCGCCGGTGATCATGTTCTTGATGTAGTCGGCGTGGCCGGGGGCGTCTACGTGTGCGTAGTGGCGCTTCTCGGTCTGGTACTCCACGTGGGAGATGTTGATCGTGATTCCACGCTGCTTCTCCTCAGGGGAGTTGTCGATCTGGTCAAACGCGTAAGAAGCGTTCAACGTCGGGTACTTGTCGTGCAGCACCTTGGTAATTGCAGCCGTCAACGTGGTCTTACCGTGGTCGACGTGACCGATGGTACCGACGTTGACGTGTGGCTTAGTCCGCTCGAACTTTGCCTTCGCCAATTGGTCCTCCTCAGGACTTAGGTGTAGACGCCCACGGTTCGAATTGTTTCGAACCGCGTGCGCTACGGGGTTTGGATGTAGATATTTTACTTGGGTGAATAGCGGAAGCTATTCGCCCTTGTTCTTCTGGATGATCTCGTCGGCCACCGCGCGCGGCACCTCAGAGTAGCTGTCGAACGACATCGAGTACACCGCCCGCCCGGAAGTCTTCGACCGGAGGTCTCCGACGTATCCGAACATCTCCGACAGGGGCACCTTCGCGGCGATGACCTTCACGCCCGTTGCATCCTCCATCGACTGGATCTGTCCACGGCGCGAATTGAGGTCGCCGATCACGTCACCCATGTACTCCTCCGGGGTGCGCACCTCGACGGCCATGAGCGGCTCGAGCAGCACGGGATCGGCCTTGCGGGCCGCTTCCTTGAATGCCATCGAGCCGGCGATCTTGAATGCCATCTCCGAGGAGTCGACATCGTGAGACGCACCATCGAGCAGGATCGCCATCACGCCGACCATGGGGTATCCCGCGAGCACGCCGACCTGCAGCGCGTCCTGGATTCCGTGGTCGACCGACGGGATGTACTCGCGCGGGATCCGACCACCGGTGACCTTGTTGACGAACTCGTAGCTCTTCTCCGCGGTCACCTCCATCGGCTCGAGCGAGATCTGGATCTTGGCGAACTGGCCAGAACCACCGGTCTGCTTCTTGTGAGTGAAGTCGTGCTTCTCGACGACACGACGAATCGTCTCGCGGTAGGCGACCTGCGGCTTGCCCACGTTCGCTTCCACGCCGAATTCGCGCTTCATGCGGTCGACCAGGATGTCGAGGTGGAGTTCGCCCATGCCCTTGATCACGGTCTGGCCGGTGTCGATGTTCTGCTCCGTGCGGAAGGTCGGGTCCTCTTCAGCGAGCTTCTGGATCGCGAGACCCAGCTTCTCCTGGTCGGCCTTGGTCTTCGGCTCGATGGCGACCTCGATGACCGGCTCCGGGAACGTCATCGACTCGAGAACCACCTGGTTCGTCGGGTCGGTGAGTGTGTCACCCGTTGTCGTGTCTTTGAGGCCGATGACCGCGTAGATGTGACCAGCGGTCACACTGTCCACCGGGTTCTCCTTGTTGGCGTGCATCTGGAAGATCTTGCCGATGCGCTCCTTCTTGCCCTTGGTCGCGTTGACCAGCTGCGCGCCGGAGTCTGCCTTGCCCGAGTAGACCCGGATGTAGGTGAGACGACCGAAGAAGGGGTGCACCGCGACCTTGAAGGCCAGCGCCGCGAAGGGCTCCGTCGAGTCCGGGTGGCGAAGGATTACCTTCTCTTCGTCACGCGGGTCGTGGGCTTCGATGGCCGGCACGTCGAGCGGGGTCGGCAGGTAGTCGACGACTGCATCGAGCATCGGCTGGACACCGCGGTTCTTGAACGCGGAGCCGCAGAGGACGGGGTAGATCTGGCTCGAGATGGTGAGCTTGCGGATCGCAGCCTTGATCTCGGCGACCGAGAAGTCGGTGTCACCCTCCATGAAGCGCTCGAGGAGCGCGTCATCGGTCTCGGCGACGACCTCGAGAAGAGCGGCACGGTACTCGTTGGCCTTCTCGACCAGGTCGGCCGGGATCTCTTCGATGTCGTACTTCGCGCCGAGCTCGACGTCACCCTTTGAGTCTCCACGCCAGGTCAGTGCACGCATCTCGACGAGGTCGACGACGCCTTCGAAGGTGTTCTCGAATCCGATCGGGATCTGGATGACGAGGGGCTTCGCACCGAGGCGCTTGATGATCGTGTCGACGGTGTAGTAGAAGTCGGCTCCGAGCTTGTCCATCTTGTTGACGAAGCAGATGCGCGGAACGTCGTACTTGTCGGCCTGGCGCCAGACGGTCTCGGACTGGGGCTCGACGCCCTCCTTGCCGTCGAACACCGCGACAGCACCATCGAGAACGCGGAGCGAACGCTCCACCTCGACCGTGAAGTCCACGTGACCGGGAGTGTCGATGATGTTGATCTGGTGCTTGTTCCAGAAACAGGTCGTCGCCGCAGACGTGATCGTGATTCCACGCTCCTGCTCCTGCGCCATCCAGTCCATCGTGGCTGCACCATCGTGCACCTCACCGATTTTGTGGGTGATACCCGTGTAATACAGGATGCGCTCGGTGGTGGTGGTCTTGCCGGCATCGATGTGAGCCATGATGCCGATGTTGCGGACCTTGTTCAGGTCGGTGAGCACGTCTTGTGCCACGGGGTGTCCTTACGGTTAAAAAGTGGAATGG
It encodes:
- a CDS encoding YoaK family protein, whose translation is MARPPLLPVGHHFVTGLLLLTASTGCIDAVSYLALDKVFTGNMTGNVLFIGFSLVGAGKSLLLNNIIALLGFVLGSILGGRIVGQSAPKGLPRSSRGVLIGGAVLMIVLAIYWLIVHQLNHPALLSVTALLAVVMGAQVSAVKPIGNSDVTTIVVTNTLANLARDSRLAGGSSKNWFPRLAAVVAMGVGAAIGAVCVQWAGGAVALLAGTIIFTAATITLVTADRRSL
- a CDS encoding antitoxin; this encodes MGLEDITGKAEAFLKDDKVAGALHSEQAEDISDKLLDGIADVANKITGGKFEEQIDGARDAADKAVGTE
- a CDS encoding DNA topoisomerase IB — translated: MPRLRRSDSSGAGLRRVRAGRGFSYKDAAGHPIADPQLRRRIEHLAIPPAWTEVWIAPYPNGHIQATGVDAAGRRQYIYHPTWREQKDRIKFDRALSLAESLPNARRRVTIELRLDEPTRERALAAAFRMLDTGSLRVGSEQYAESNGSHGLATLLCSHARVSGDTVALHFPAKSGQEWQSEITDPDLAAVVRSLKRRGPNARLLAWKEGSRWHPVVAPDINAYVRERTGGEFTAKDFRTLHGTVAAAVSLAKHGPEQRKSARDRAIAQAMRDASAVLGNTPSIARKSYVDPRLVDRYAEHATIDPHRLNSAESELRALLFD
- the tuf gene encoding elongation factor Tu, translating into MAKAKFERTKPHVNVGTIGHVDHGKTTLTAAITKVLHDKYPTLNASYAFDQIDNSPEEKQRGITINISHVEYQTEKRHYAHVDAPGHADYIKNMITGAAQMDGAILVVAATDGPMPQTREHVLLARQVGVPYIVVALNKSDVVDDEEILELVEIEVRELLSSQEFDGDNAPVVRVSALKALEGDEKWAATVADLMDKVDEFVPEPVRETEKPFLMPVEDVFTITGRGTVITGRVERGILHPNDEVEIVGIKEKSSKTTVTAIEMFRKTLEDARAGENVGLLLRGTKREDVERGQVVVKPGSVTPHTEFEANAYILSKDEGGRHNPFYANYRPQFYFRTTDVTGVISLPEGTEMVMPGDTTEMTVNLIQPIAMEEGLRFAIREGGRTVGAGTVIKILK
- the fusA gene encoding elongation factor G, coding for MAQDVLTDLNKVRNIGIMAHIDAGKTTTTERILYYTGITHKIGEVHDGAATMDWMAQEQERGITITSAATTCFWNKHQINIIDTPGHVDFTVEVERSLRVLDGAVAVFDGKEGVEPQSETVWRQADKYDVPRICFVNKMDKLGADFYYTVDTIIKRLGAKPLVIQIPIGFENTFEGVVDLVEMRALTWRGDSKGDVELGAKYDIEEIPADLVEKANEYRAALLEVVAETDDALLERFMEGDTDFSVAEIKAAIRKLTISSQIYPVLCGSAFKNRGVQPMLDAVVDYLPTPLDVPAIEAHDPRDEEKVILRHPDSTEPFAALAFKVAVHPFFGRLTYIRVYSGKADSGAQLVNATKGKKERIGKIFQMHANKENPVDSVTAGHIYAVIGLKDTTTGDTLTDPTNQVVLESMTFPEPVIEVAIEPKTKADQEKLGLAIQKLAEEDPTFRTEQNIDTGQTVIKGMGELHLDILVDRMKREFGVEANVGKPQVAYRETIRRVVEKHDFTHKKQTGGSGQFAKIQISLEPMEVTAEKSYEFVNKVTGGRIPREYIPSVDHGIQDALQVGVLAGYPMVGVMAILLDGASHDVDSSEMAFKIAGSMAFKEAARKADPVLLEPLMAVEVRTPEEYMGDVIGDLNSRRGQIQSMEDATGVKVIAAKVPLSEMFGYVGDLRSKTSGRAVYSMSFDSYSEVPRAVADEIIQKNKGE